A single window of Halococcus saccharolyticus DSM 5350 DNA harbors:
- a CDS encoding HEAT repeat domain-containing protein, with the protein MGDAGPDSSLQAAVDEALERSDGTEVAALVETLPSASVETRKACLRSLKAAVTDDPAPVEPALPACEALLEDAERSVRLTTTKLFVAVAEAVPEAVVPMVPALADRLADEEEFYYVRARSAEALGYAALEHPDIVVSPELLADLRIGLSFDESEVKEKLAKTLEHVALGDPERLRHHVPALADHLDDENVLVRYHLSTALTVVGCEHPRRLAEASDALGARLADENAHVQGRAAEALGLLTHSEADVSLSEPLAELGDDGEPFVAKRVRFALTLNGPDNGNEQPETDNGIGSIDAIRETTDEAVSEITAPDGDGCPHCGLTLPEGGPPMCPQCGAPY; encoded by the coding sequence ATGGGTGATGCAGGACCGGATTCGTCACTGCAAGCGGCGGTCGACGAAGCGTTAGAGCGGAGCGATGGCACGGAAGTCGCAGCGCTCGTCGAGACCCTCCCGTCGGCGTCAGTCGAGACTCGCAAAGCGTGTCTTCGATCGCTGAAAGCCGCCGTGACCGATGATCCAGCTCCAGTAGAGCCAGCCCTCCCGGCATGCGAAGCGCTGCTCGAAGACGCCGAGCGCTCGGTGCGGCTGACCACCACAAAGCTGTTCGTCGCCGTCGCGGAGGCCGTCCCCGAAGCGGTCGTTCCGATGGTGCCGGCGCTCGCCGATCGGTTGGCCGACGAGGAGGAGTTCTACTACGTTCGCGCCCGCTCGGCGGAGGCGCTGGGGTACGCGGCGCTCGAACATCCCGACATCGTTGTCTCACCCGAGTTACTGGCGGACCTCAGGATCGGGTTGTCGTTCGACGAATCCGAGGTGAAGGAGAAACTGGCGAAGACCCTCGAACACGTCGCGCTGGGCGATCCGGAGAGACTCAGACACCACGTTCCGGCCCTCGCCGACCACCTCGACGACGAGAACGTCCTCGTGCGCTACCATCTGAGTACGGCGCTGACGGTCGTCGGCTGTGAGCACCCCCGACGGCTCGCCGAAGCGAGCGACGCGCTCGGCGCACGGCTGGCCGACGAGAATGCCCACGTCCAGGGACGGGCTGCCGAGGCACTCGGCCTGCTCACACACTCGGAAGCCGACGTGTCGCTCTCGGAGCCACTCGCGGAACTGGGCGACGACGGAGAGCCATTCGTCGCCAAGCGAGTCCGCTTCGCCCTCACGCTCAACGGACCCGACAACGGGAACGAACAGCCCGAGACGGACAACGGGATCGGCAGCATCGACGCGATACGGGAAACGACCGACGAGGCTGTGTCGGAGATCACGGCACCCGACGGCGACGGGTGCCCCCACTGTGGACTGACACTCCCCGAGGGTGGTCCACCGATGTGCCCGCAGTGTGGTGCACCGTACTGA
- the trpG gene encoding anthranilate synthase component II: MSEPAHRPHEAGHPAGDDADRPRVLFVDNFDSFTYNLVEYVSEYAETEVVRNTASLADVQAADPDAIVISPGPGHPENDRDVGVTLDVLREVSPDVPTLGVCLGLEAAVYAYGGAVGRAPEPVHGKAFAIDHDGRGVFAGLEQGFRAGRYHSLVATEIPDCFAVTAHTDDDLVMGVRHCEHPIECVQFHPESVLTGVGHDVIRNFLNGIEPGVEYAVVDD, translated from the coding sequence ATGAGCGAGCCCGCCCATCGCCCCCACGAGGCGGGCCACCCGGCCGGCGACGACGCCGATCGACCGCGCGTGCTGTTCGTCGACAACTTCGATTCGTTCACCTACAACCTCGTGGAGTACGTGAGCGAGTACGCCGAAACCGAAGTCGTCCGGAACACCGCCTCGCTCGCGGATGTCCAGGCCGCCGATCCGGACGCGATCGTGATCAGTCCCGGGCCTGGCCACCCCGAAAACGACCGCGACGTGGGCGTCACGCTCGACGTGCTCCGCGAAGTGAGTCCGGACGTTCCGACGCTTGGCGTCTGTCTCGGCCTCGAAGCCGCGGTGTACGCCTACGGCGGGGCGGTCGGGCGCGCGCCGGAACCCGTCCACGGTAAGGCGTTCGCGATCGACCACGACGGCCGAGGCGTCTTTGCGGGGCTGGAGCAGGGCTTTCGCGCCGGCCGGTATCACTCCCTCGTCGCCACCGAAATCCCCGACTGCTTCGCCGTGACCGCACACACGGACGACGACCTCGTGATGGGCGTGCGCCACTGCGAGCACCCGATCGAGTGTGTCCAGTTCCATCCCGAAAGCGTTCTCACCGGCGTCGGCCACGACGTGATCCGGAACTTTCTCAACGGAATCGAGCCTGGTGTCGAGTACGCAGTCGTCGACGATTGA
- the trpE gene encoding anthranilate synthase component I: MSEDGLSLDREEFVSLAEDADRPAVVRTTVDLDVDVEPLAAYAALADASDAAHTFLLESGEKLASSDPDGAFAPADEERHARYSFVGYDPAAAVTLDPDGTAVDVFDARYADLVDPGGGDVLDRLRDALSDVERVNFPATDRQQLDGGLVGFLAYDAVYDLHLDEVGVERPDSRMPDAQFVLTTKTLAFDHAADAVSLVCTPLVRPGDDAGTVHDALVREAELVRGVLDDATVDPGGFVREQETAGSRETYEAAVERGKEHVLDGDSYQVVLSRARELVGEVDPRGLYAALRDINPSPYMYLLEYGDRSVVGASPETLVSVRGDEVVSNPLAGTCPRGASPVEDRRLAGELLADEKERAEHTMLVDLARNDVRRVSEPGSVRVAEFMTVLKYSHVQHIESTVTGRLAEGTDAFDATRAAFPMGTLSGAPKIRAMEIIDALETSSRGLYGGGVGYFSWDGDADIAIVIRTALIDHAPDEHVASEGTTADRITVRAGAGIVADSDPTSEYEETERKMDGVLAALDRIEQPADATPPPEVSR, translated from the coding sequence ATGAGCGAAGACGGACTATCCCTCGACCGCGAGGAGTTCGTCTCCCTCGCCGAGGACGCCGACCGACCGGCGGTCGTCCGAACGACGGTCGATCTCGATGTCGACGTCGAGCCGCTGGCGGCGTACGCGGCGCTCGCGGATGCGTCGGACGCGGCACATACCTTTCTCCTCGAAAGCGGCGAGAAGCTCGCGTCGAGCGATCCCGACGGCGCGTTCGCCCCCGCCGACGAGGAACGCCACGCGCGCTACTCGTTCGTCGGGTACGACCCGGCGGCCGCCGTCACTCTCGATCCCGACGGAACCGCGGTCGACGTGTTCGACGCGCGATACGCGGACCTCGTCGATCCCGGTGGGGGTGACGTGCTCGACCGGCTCCGGGACGCGCTGTCGGACGTCGAGCGCGTGAACTTCCCCGCGACCGACCGCCAGCAGCTCGACGGCGGCCTCGTGGGCTTTCTGGCCTACGACGCGGTGTACGATCTCCATCTCGACGAGGTGGGCGTCGAGCGGCCCGACTCGCGGATGCCCGACGCGCAGTTCGTCCTGACCACGAAGACCCTCGCGTTCGATCACGCCGCCGACGCGGTGTCGCTGGTGTGCACCCCGCTCGTCCGGCCAGGCGACGATGCAGGCACGGTCCACGACGCCCTCGTGCGCGAAGCCGAGCTGGTCCGCGGGGTCCTCGACGATGCGACGGTCGATCCGGGTGGGTTCGTCCGCGAGCAGGAAACTGCGGGGTCGCGCGAGACGTACGAGGCGGCGGTGGAGCGCGGGAAGGAGCATGTCCTCGACGGCGACAGCTATCAGGTGGTGCTCTCGCGTGCCCGCGAACTCGTCGGCGAGGTCGACCCGCGCGGGCTGTACGCCGCGCTCCGCGATATCAATCCCTCGCCGTACATGTACCTCCTCGAATACGGCGATCGATCGGTGGTGGGTGCGAGTCCCGAGACCCTGGTTTCCGTCAGGGGCGACGAAGTGGTCTCGAACCCGCTCGCCGGTACTTGTCCGCGGGGCGCGAGTCCGGTCGAGGACCGCCGGCTCGCTGGCGAGCTGCTCGCCGACGAGAAAGAGCGCGCCGAGCACACCATGCTGGTCGACCTCGCGCGCAACGATGTCCGTCGAGTCAGCGAACCGGGCTCGGTACGCGTCGCGGAGTTCATGACCGTCCTCAAATATTCCCATGTGCAGCACATCGAGTCGACTGTTACGGGGAGGCTCGCCGAGGGGACGGACGCGTTCGACGCGACGCGCGCGGCGTTTCCGATGGGGACGCTCTCGGGCGCGCCGAAGATCCGGGCGATGGAGATCATCGACGCCCTCGAAACCTCCTCGCGGGGCCTCTACGGTGGCGGCGTCGGCTACTTCTCGTGGGACGGCGACGCCGACATCGCGATCGTGATCCGCACCGCGCTGATCGATCACGCACCGGATGAACACGTGGCCAGCGAGGGAACCACGGCGGACCGCATCACCGTGCGAGCGGGTGCGGGGATCGTCGCCGACTCCGATCCCACGAGCGAGTACGAGGAAACCGAGCGCAAGATGGACGGCGTGCTCGCCGCACTCGACCGAATCGAGCAGCCCGCGGACGCGACGCCACCGCCGGAGGTGAGCCGATGA
- a CDS encoding phosphoribosylanthranilate isomerase: protein MTRVKICGLTRESDLDAAIEAGADMVGFVCGVPIETPRELAPARTAGLVERVPEGVTSVLVTMPETPGAGVELAERVDPDAIQVHDCSPDEVAALADRTDARVLAGVDAASDDLDQYATVADALVLDSTDEQGAGGTGETHDWDRARTVVTDLDVPVLLAGGLTPENVADAVRTVDPFGVDVSSGTERSGGVKDHTAIRQFVDQATASQPVTT, encoded by the coding sequence ATGACCCGCGTGAAGATCTGCGGGCTGACCCGCGAATCCGACCTCGACGCCGCCATCGAGGCCGGCGCGGACATGGTTGGGTTCGTCTGTGGCGTGCCGATCGAGACGCCGCGCGAACTCGCGCCCGCCCGCACCGCCGGACTCGTCGAACGTGTTCCGGAAGGAGTCACGAGCGTACTCGTCACGATGCCCGAAACGCCCGGTGCGGGAGTCGAACTCGCTGAACGGGTCGATCCCGACGCGATCCAGGTTCATGACTGCTCGCCCGACGAGGTGGCGGCGCTCGCCGACCGCACCGACGCCCGGGTGCTGGCTGGCGTCGATGCGGCCAGCGACGACCTCGACCAGTACGCGACGGTCGCCGACGCGCTCGTGCTCGACTCGACCGACGAACAGGGGGCCGGTGGGACGGGCGAAACCCACGACTGGGATCGTGCCCGGACGGTCGTCACCGACCTCGACGTTCCGGTGTTGCTTGCGGGCGGCCTCACGCCCGAGAACGTCGCCGATGCAGTTCGAACGGTCGATCCCTTCGGCGTGGACGTTTCGAGCGGAACGGAACGGAGCGGGGGCGTGAAAGACCACACAGCGATCCGGCAGTTCGTCGATCAGGCGACTGCCTCGCAGCCGGTGACGACATGA
- the trpD gene encoding anthranilate phosphoribosyltransferase yields the protein MQEYIERATDGEDLSFADARAASTAVFEGASDAQIGGLLTALRTKGETETEIAGFAAGMRGAARTIDPDCRPVVDTCGTGGDAHDTINVSTTSAVVAAGAGVNVAKHGNYSVSSSSGSADVFDELGVTIDAEPGEVERSIEERGIGFMLAPVFHPAMKAVIGPRKELGIRTLFNVLGPLTNPAGADAQVVGVYDPDLVPVLARALAQLDVERALVVHGGGMDEICVHDETTVAEVRGEVIEEYTISPDDLGLATYELDAVAGGTPAANARDLEGIVTGDVGGAKRDIVLANAGAAIYVAGAADSLMAGVERAREAIDAGHAAEKLAALRTTDEAIAGETA from the coding sequence ATGCAAGAGTACATCGAGCGTGCGACCGACGGCGAGGACCTCTCGTTTGCAGACGCGCGTGCGGCGAGTACGGCGGTGTTCGAGGGGGCGAGCGACGCACAGATCGGGGGCTTGCTCACGGCGCTGCGGACGAAAGGCGAGACTGAGACCGAGATCGCGGGCTTCGCGGCGGGGATGCGCGGTGCCGCCCGCACTATCGATCCCGACTGCCGGCCCGTGGTCGACACCTGCGGGACGGGCGGCGACGCCCACGACACGATCAACGTCTCGACCACGAGCGCGGTCGTCGCCGCTGGCGCGGGCGTGAACGTCGCCAAGCACGGCAACTACTCGGTGTCGTCGTCGTCGGGCAGCGCCGACGTCTTCGACGAACTCGGCGTGACGATCGACGCCGAACCCGGTGAAGTCGAACGTTCGATCGAGGAGCGTGGGATCGGATTCATGCTCGCGCCGGTGTTCCATCCTGCGATGAAAGCGGTCATCGGCCCACGGAAGGAGCTCGGGATACGGACACTCTTCAACGTGCTCGGGCCGCTGACGAACCCGGCGGGCGCGGACGCCCAGGTCGTCGGCGTCTACGATCCCGACCTCGTTCCGGTGCTCGCCCGTGCGCTCGCCCAGCTGGACGTCGAACGCGCGCTCGTGGTTCACGGTGGCGGGATGGACGAGATCTGTGTCCACGACGAAACCACTGTCGCCGAGGTTCGGGGCGAGGTGATCGAGGAGTACACGATTTCGCCCGACGATCTCGGCCTCGCGACGTACGAACTCGATGCGGTCGCCGGCGGTACGCCCGCCGCAAACGCCCGCGATCTCGAAGGGATCGTCACCGGCGACGTCGGCGGCGCGAAGCGCGACATCGTGCTCGCGAACGCCGGCGCGGCGATCTACGTCGCCGGCGCTGCCGACTCACTCATGGCGGGCGTCGAGCGCGCCCGTGAGGCTATCGACGCGGGGCACGCGGCCGAGAAGCTCGCCGCGCTCCGGACCACCGACGAGGCGATTGCGGGCGAGACCGCATGA